The region AGGCTGCGGCGGCACCATGATCGTATAATTCGCGCCGAAAACCGGATCGTAGTAATAGCCCCACAGGCGCGGGGTTACCGTGCTCACCCCGGGTATGGCGCGGATCTTTTCCGTGTAGGCCGCCGGTATCAGGTCATGACGGCCCGCCATCAGGCGCTGGACCACCATGTCCGGGGCGTCGGCGAGCACGAGCGCCGCCTCGCGCTTCACGGCATGGACAAAAAAGAGCAGCGAGGCGATCACGAATACGACCAGGGTATAGACCGCCATCAGGGAAAGGTTCTTCATCCTGCGGCGCAGCAGGGACGACAGGGCGAAGTCGATGATGTTCCGGTGGCGGTTCAGGGATGTGGGCATGTTACCTCGCAGACCGTGTCGGCGGCGCAATGAACGACCCGGAGGGGAAATGCTCCAGGCTGAAGGGGTGGTCCTGGAACGGGCTGTGCAGGTCGGCCATGGACGGGTGGCGCGTATAGCGCGCTTCGGTGAACAGGCACAGGTCCGTGAGCATCAGTTCGCGGGCCAGCCTGGCACGGTCGCGCAATTCGGCGCGGGCCGTCGCCCGGTCAGGGCTGCCGGAGAGCAGCATCAGGGCGAACGTGATGCCGCAGCATGCCGTGAAGATGAAGAACAGGTCCGATTTGCGCATGCACGTGTCCTTGGGCCGGCTATTCCAGCGATTTCAGGAAGGCCGGGGTGATCTCGCTCAGACGCACGACCCTCGTGCCCCGGTGATCGACCATGAAGCCGCGGGCGTCGCTGAGTTTGGCGAACGGCACGAGTTCCTTGCCCATGGGGCCGTACACGTCGCTGCCCACCACGTAATAGGCCGTATGGCCGTCGATGGTCGCGAGCGAGTAATAATCCTTTACCCGGATGGCGGTGACGGCGTCCCTGGATTTGCCCGGGTTGAACCTTTTGAGGTTCAGGAAATAGGTGAACAGGTCCTTGGGGCCGTCGAAGGCCGCGCGGGTGCCATCGTTGAACTGTATGGCGGCGGCCCAGTCAGGATACTTGGCAACGAACATCCCGCATACCGGGCATTTTTCCCTCTCGGACGGCGCCGGTGCCGGGCCGGCGGAGAAAGCCGGGGGCACGGCAACGACGAACAGGAGCACAAACAGCGCACGGCAAAGCATAGTGGACATGGAACCATCCTTTGGGGTTCAAGGGTCAGTGGATCACCCAGCCGCTCTTCTTGACGAGTTCCGGCGTGGGACCTTTGGTGAGCTGCGCGATGTAGCACCCCTTCGACGCGTAGCGCTGCCCCGGCCCGAAACTCAGGCGACCGAACACCGATGAAGGCTGGTCCGCGATCATGCCGATGACATCCAGGAGGTTATCCCGGTAATAGTTCCCCCGCAGGTCCATCAGCGCCATGGTCATGATCTGGGTAAGGGTCGTGTCCAGGCTTGCGATCTCCTGGGCGTAGGTTTTTATCATGACCTCCGTCCGGGCCAGGGATGTTTGCTGATCATCCTGGAGCCTGGCGCCGCCCATGCCGGCGTAGGTCACATTCAAGGCAAACGCGTACGGATAGGCGATATGGGTGAACGGGCGGAGTTCTTCCGGCAGGGTCCAGAGTTCCTTTCCCAGGCAGCGTGCCGAAACGAACAGCCGTGGCGGCCTGGCGCCGGCGGCCGTCAAGGTTTGCAAGGCCGGCAGGCACCCCGGCCCATCCCACACCATGATGGCCGCCGGCTTCTGTTTCATCGCCTGGCGCAAAAGCTCCCTGCTGATGGCCTCCCCCCCTTCAGCAGGACCGTCGCCGGCTCCCCCTGACCCGAATCGAGCCACGTCTGCCGGAATCCCGCCGCCAGAGCCCTGCCCTGGGGAGAATCCCGCACGATCTGCACCACCGGGGCGCTTCGGGGCAGGGAACCGTCGCTCTGGAGGTAACGGGCGGCCGCCTCCCCTTCCTGATAGTACCCCTTGGAAGGGTACAGGGTATACCAGTCGGTTTCGGAAATCACCGGGAGATTGGTCAGGGGAAAGAGGCAGGGTATCCGGTTCGCCTCGCAGAAATCGTGGATCGGCCGCCATTCGCCATAGGAGATCCCCCCAACAGGGCGAACACCGGTTCGTTGCGGTTGTACTCCTCAAGCTGTTTCCGCCAGGTGTCGGGCGGCCCCTTCAGCACCCAGCGGGACAGGGTCAGGGTCCGGGTCGCCAGTTCTTTGGATACGAGCATGTTTTCCGCCATCTGGCGGGATTTGTTGCCCGGAGCCCGGTACGCCCTGGCCTGATTGTTCTTCATGGCGATGTACTGTTCCAGGGGGGCAAGCATGGCGTTGCGGTCTTCCGGGCTAACCTCGTCCGTAATCACCGTGGCGAAGTGCAGCGCCGTAGCCGAAACGCCGGGGGAGTACCGGGACGACAGATCCTTCAGGTACGCGAGAAGGAGCGTCATGTCGCCGTCTTCGAGAAGGTAGCGGGGCATGACGTCGTTCAGCGTCCCACCCCCGGGGGTCGCGCCGCTCCGGATGACCTCGGCCAGGGTTGCGTCGGTATAGGCCGGCCGGCGGGGAGGCAGGGGAAAATATTTCTGCTCCAGCCCCTTGAAGAGAAGCTGGAACGGCTGGAAGAGCTTGGCGCCGTTCGTGGGCGGCGTAAAAACGCCCCCCTCCACCGAGCCGAGCCCGCTGCGCAGGTGGCAGCTGACGCATGAGAACGCGGTCCCCGGCACCGGGATGTCGCCCTTTACATAGGCCCGCAACGGTTCGCCCGACGGTAGAATCCCCTCGCGGTACAACTGTTCCCCAAGGCGCATGTTCTCCGCTGCCGCAAGGCCCGCCGTGACGGGGGCCGCACCCGCCGCCACGAGGAACAGAAGACAGGCCGCCGCCACGCGACCGGGTCGCCATATGGCTCTCGTAGTCATTGGATGCCCGCCTTTTGGCATTCATTCATGAACTCCGAACTGCTGAGGAGCCCGAAAATCCTGATCCATTTGCCGTCCCGCGGCGAGCGGATCAGGGTCAGGGGATAATGGGACATCTTGTTGGGAATATAGGCGTTGAAGGCGTACATGACCTTGTCGATGTCCGCCCGTGAACCGGTCAGGAAATCCCATCCCGGTTTTGCCCGGTATCGTTTCAGGTAGTCCCGCATGACCTTCGGGGTGTCGTTCTCGGGATCGATGGAGATGGAAACCAGGTGGACGTTTGGGGAGTTGGCGCCGAGCTTCTGCTGAAGATTGGCATAGCCGACCGAGAGTATGGGGCAGATGGTGGTGCAGGTGCCGAAGATGAAATCGACGACGACCGGCTTGTCGGACTTCAGCGCTTCCCTGAGCCGGACCTTCGTGCCGTTCTGGTTTACCAGGACCACATCCGGGATGGCGTAGGCCTCGATGGTGCGCTGATATTTCTTGGCGTCGGCGGCCCCGGCCGGTTCGAGCGCCGGCATGAGCCCCAGCAGGAAGAATGCGAACAGGGGGAGCAGGATATTCTTGGGCACGCGGCACACCTCCGGGGACAGGCTGTGATGAAGATATGATATGCGAAAAACGGAATAAAACAAGGGCTCGATTCAGGACACGGCAACGGTTATTTTGTCCCGTCTTTTTCCGCCAGGTCGAGCGCCTCCCCATAGGCCGCCCGCTTGCCGCCGTGCTTGCCGATGAAGGCCTCGGCGGCCTGTTTTTCGGCAAAGGCCCATTTGGGCGTTTTGGTCATTACGCCCCGCTGGTCCCCGCCGATCACCCAGAAAGCCTTTGTCGCGTCGATCAGCGCCTTGGTGCCGTAATCGCCGACCTGAAGGGAGGCCACGCCCTCCCCTTTTCTGCTCTTGAGCTCGATGGCGGCGCAATGGATGCTGCAGACGCCGACCGTTTTACCGTCGGCGTAGGTTACCAGCATGCGGGAGTGGGCGAACTTCGCCCTGCTCATGCCGCAATGGGCGCACGCGCTGTGCAGCGCTACATCGGCCGGGGCGGCGGCCTCCGCGGCAAGCGCGTGCTGATGGCCGCCGTGCTGTTCCGCGCCCGCGACAATGCCTGCAGCCAGGGTGATACCCGCCATGATGCCGGTGCACAAGAGGTGTATCTTCATGCGGTTTTTCCTTTCTGAACACGGATTTTCCCCGATGCGCTGTCCCGGACAAGTCGCCCGGGACAGCGCATCGGACGGTTACAGCGATGAAAGATAGGTTACCAGGGCATTCATGAAAAAAACGATGAACAGGCTGGCCATGACCCCCTTGGTGGCGACCTGGGGGACCTCGGTGACGCTCCGGTCAACGCTGAGGCCAAAGCAGCAGCAGGTGGCCGAGGTGCAGAGGCCGAACAGCACGCTCTTGAACAGCGGGACCACGACCTCCTTGACGCCGAGGGCCGCCAGAATCCCCTGGATAAACTGCTCGTAGGGGACGTGCCATCCCACGGAGGCGATGAGAAAACTCCCGATAAACGCGGTCAGGACGAAATAGACCGTCAGGATGACCACCGAAACGGTTACCCCGGCGACGCGGGGAAATATCAGGTAGTGTTCGCTGGGAATCCCCATCGTCTCCAGGGCCTCGATTTCACCGTTGATCTTCATGGCGCCGAGTTCGGCGGCGATTGCCGTTCCGCTGCGGGCAATGACGACGATGGCGGTCAAGAGCGGCGCCAACTCCCGCAGCACGACCCACACCAGGATCTTTCCGGTCAGGAAGCCGTTATCCCCCACCAGGCTGACCACCTGGGTAATGATGACCGTGCCCAGGATCAGGGCGATGGTCATGATGATGCCCGACGCCTCCAGACCGGTGAAATAGATCTGTTTCATGAATACCGCGCGGACGGCCGCCCGCCCTTCGAGGGACAGGACGCTCCTGCCGGCGCGCCCCATGGTGGCGAGAATGTCCATAACGATGGAGAAACGTATGATGGCCCAACGGCCTAGTGCACTGAACATGGACGGCGTATCCGAAGTCACAGCTCGAACACGGCGCCATCGTGGAGGAGTTCGATCTCCTTCATGGCAAGGCTGTCGATCTCCCTGCTGATGGTATCGTAGTAGTGGGGTTTGGGATGGGTGATCAGGATGCGGCGGGGCAGTTTCCCGATCTTTCCGAGTTCGGTCTGCAGCAGGGATGTGGTCAGGTGCTTGGTCGTCAACGCCAAAGCCTCCATGCTGTTGGGGAAGGATACCTCGACGATCAGGGCATCGATGCCGTCCACATGCCGCCAGAATTCGTCGGTCGGCCCGGTGTCGCCGGTATAGGCCAGCGTTTTTCCCCCGTGGCTGACGATGTAGCCGACCGCCGGGACCGTGTGATCGACGGCAACGGCGCGTATGTCGTAGCCCGGGAGAGCGGAAACCGCTCCTGTCTCAAGGGGGTGGAACGAGATGACCGGGGCGTCCCGGTCCGGCAGGGTGGTGAAGTCCGGCCAGATCACGCCGTTGAAAAGATGCTCCCCCATGGCGGCGATGACCTCGGGGATGGCGTGGACGACGACGGTCTGGCGCAGGTTCCGCACGATGATATTGTCGGCCAGGGCGGGAATGGCGCGGATATGGTCGAGGTGGGCATGGGTGACGAAGATGTGCCGGATCTTCCACTGTTCCTCGGCGGTCAGCACCGACCCGATGGTGCCGGCATCCAGCAGCAGATGGTCATCCACCAGAAAGGCCGGCGGCCTGAAACCGGGAAATTCCGCCCCCGCACTCCCCAATACCCGTAGCTTCATGTCTCCCCTCTCCGCGCGGTCCAGTGTCTGCGTCCGAAAAGCGCTGGGCCGCATTCTGTATCATTGCCTCCCGCCGCGTCAAGTCCGGGCGACGGTTTCTTTTCGTACCCGGCATATTGTAGCAGCAAATCGGCGGGAGTAAATCGGGGAGGGCAATTAATTCGTCGGGCAAAAAGAAGGGGGCGGGTGGCGGCCTAATCGTCGCTCCGCTGCTTGACCGGTTCCATGCGGCTCACGATCAGTTGATAGATCCTCTGGGACAGGATCGATTCCACCAGCGCAAAGCAGAAGGAAATCACGGCATAGACCGCCGTGACGGCGGCAAGGCGGTCGGGCTGCCCAAGGTTTGGGCAGGTTTTCATGACGGCGACCAGCGCGACGGCACACAGCGCGCAGACCAGGTGGCGGAGAGCCCAGCCGTTCTCCTGCCTCTGAAGCATGATGAGTTTTTCCCGATCCCCCTCGTGCGCGTACTCCCTGAACCGCAGCCAGTCGAAGCCGATGCGGGGGATCATACAGAACGTGACCATGGTAAGCAATGTCATCATAAGGGCTGTTAACGGCGACATCATGGGTACATCTCCATCCGTGGGGTGGTGCTGCCTGAATCTATGTTTTTGGGTCTTGCAAAATTCCGCCCCAAATCGCTGCGGGTGCTCATTTTTTTCAACCCTTCCCATAAGCAGTGCGATTTCAGCCTGTTACAAATGTTTTGTCCTATTGCCGAATCGATCCGCCGAAACCAGTTGCGTGAAATGGACGACACATGGGAGCAGGCATGGTCATATAGCGCATATTATGGAAGGCAATTCTTGGATTACATTTATAACCATTGTACAAAACAAGATTATTTTTGTTGGTGGGCAAATGTGATGACGTTATTTGACGGAATGGTGCGCCGCAATGGCGGGGTCGTCCGGCAGGCATGCGGGCAGGGAACGTGGTGGCGGGATGCACGGACAGAAAGGAGCGGCATGAAAGCGCGGGTCAGGGGGCGGCCTTTTTGTCCAGCGGCTTGTGCTGCAGTTTGAGCACCACCAGGAAAAAAGGGAATATCCCCGAGAGCAGCCCCCAGAAGAAGGGGTTCTTGCCGCGCCTCCGGGCCATCTGGAAACCGATGGCGGCCGGCAGGCCGAACAACAATAGCAGAAAAGCCAATTCGCTCATTTTTTCCTCGCAAATGACGGTCTGATATTCTACAACTATACCATTCGGCCGCCGCTTTTCAACCCGGGTCCGCCAGGTCGTTTCCGGACGGCAGGCGGACGGCGGGACCTCAACAAACGGGAGGTGATACACGATGGCAACCTGGAAATGTGCCTGCGGGTTTACCAAGGAAGGGCGCTGCAAGCCGCAAAAATGCGAAAAATGCGGAGAAAAAGGGCAGTTCGTCAAGGCTGAGTAGCCGGTGTACCCCCGGGGGGCTCCGAACGAGCGGGCCGCCCCGGGGTTCCGGTTTGCCCTTTCACCACCTCCCGGCACCGCCGCGTCGGGGATATTCCCCGTCAGCCGGTCGCCCCCCTGTCTTTCGCTAAACCCCCCGCCTTGCCGTCGATTGCGGTACCATCACCCTTTCCCGCGGGAGAGCATCAGCTCCCAGAAGGCCGCGGCGGCCGGGGAGAGTTCCCTGCCCTCCCGCCGGGCGGCATAGAATGTCCGGGAAATATTCAAGCCGGGGATTCTGACCGTCGTCAGTTCTCCGTGGTTCAACTCATCCGCTATGACCATGCTGGAAATGAAGGCATACCCGGTGCCGTTCAGGATGGCGCGCTTGATCGCCTCGCTGCTGCCGAGCACCGCGACGATGCGGAGCGAATCCTTGTTGATCCAGGTTCCGGCAAAGGCCTCGTAGACCGCCTTTTGCGTTCCCGAGCCCTGTTCGCGGACAATCAGCGGCACCTTGCACAGCTCGGCCTGGCTGAGGCTTTGTTTGCCCTTTGCGGCGATATCGGAAGAAACGGCGCACACAATGGTATCCTCGCCCAGGGCTTCGAAATGAATCCGCTCGTCATTGAAGCGCCCGCCGATGAATCCCAGTTCGACCTCCTCGTTCACCAGTTGCCCAATGACCGACGTGCTGTCCCCCTGGAGCACCTCCAGGCGCACGCTGGGGTATTGCCGATGGAACTGGTCGAGGAGTGCCGGGATCAGGCAGGTTCCGGGGGTATTGCTCGCGCCGACGCGCAGCACCACGTCCTCCATGCCGACGAAGCGGCGCACCGCCGAGCGGGACTCGTCGCATTCCACCAGGATCTTCTGCGCCCGTCCCAGGAGCAGCTTGCCCGCTTCGGTCAGAAGGGCGCCCCCCTGCCCCGGTCGAAGAGCTTGATGCCCAACTCCTCCTCCAGCCCCTGAATATGCTGGCTGGCGGTGGACTGGGTGATGCAGGTCCTGTCTGCCCCCGGGAAAAGCTGCGGGTCAGGGCAACGGCAACGAACACCTCAAGTTGTTTCAAGGTCATGGAAAACAGCTCCTATTTGTAATTGCGATTGCAACAATCGCAATCTACAAAATACCGCTTCCTGATTCAAGATAAATCAGCGGTATCCGGCATATATCCACCGCGCGGGGCATATCCGAGCAAGCGCAATCCGTTGAATACCACCAACAGGCTTCCCCCCATGTCCGCGAATACAGCCATCCAGAGGGTTGCATGCCCCGTAAGCGCCAAAGATAAAAACAGGGCCTTGATGCCGAGCGCCAACGAGATGTTTTGTTTCAAAATCGCTGCGCAATGCCGGCTTAGCCCGATGAAATCGGCGATCTTGCGCGGGTCGTCGTCCATAATGGCCACGTCGGCCGTTTCCAGTGCCACGGCAGTGCCGGCGGCGCCCATTGCGATGCCGATATCCGCCCTTGCCAGGGCCGGGGCATCGTTTATGCCGTCACCAACCATGCCGACCGTTCCATAGCGGCCTTTTAGTTCGGCAATGGCGGCCTGTTTGCCTTCCGGCATGAGATTGCCGCGCGCATCCCTAATCCCAAGATGATCGGCTATGGCCTGGGCGGTGGCGGC is a window of Geobacter sp. FeAm09 DNA encoding:
- a CDS encoding nitrous oxide reductase accessory protein NosL, producing the protein MKIHLLCTGIMAGITLAAGIVAGAEQHGGHQHALAAEAAAPADVALHSACAHCGMSRAKFAHSRMLVTYADGKTVGVCSIHCAAIELKSRKGEGVASLQVGDYGTKALIDATKAFWVIGGDQRGVMTKTPKWAFAEKQAAEAFIGKHGGKRAAYGEALDLAEKDGTK
- a CDS encoding ABC transporter permease, translated to MFSALGRWAIIRFSIVMDILATMGRAGRSVLSLEGRAAVRAVFMKQIYFTGLEASGIIMTIALILGTVIITQVVSLVGDNGFLTGKILVWVVLRELAPLLTAIVVIARSGTAIAAELGAMKINGEIEALETMGIPSEHYLIFPRVAGVTVSVVILTVYFVLTAFIGSFLIASVGWHVPYEQFIQGILAALGVKEVVVPLFKSVLFGLCTSATCCCFGLSVDRSVTEVPQVATKGVMASLFIVFFMNALVTYLSSL
- a CDS encoding nitrous oxide reductase accessory protein NosL — translated: MSTMLCRALFVLLFVVAVPPAFSAGPAPAPSEREKCPVCGMFVAKYPDWAAAIQFNDGTRAAFDGPKDLFTYFLNLKRFNPGKSRDAVTAIRVKDYYSLATIDGHTAYYVVGSDVYGPMGKELVPFAKLSDARGFMVDHRGTRVVRLSEITPAFLKSLE
- a CDS encoding RCKP-type rubredoxin-like domain-containing protein, with product MATWKCACGFTKEGRCKPQKCEKCGEKGQFVKAE
- a CDS encoding LysR substrate-binding domain-containing protein — protein: MECDESRSAVRRFVGMEDVVLRVGASNTPGTCLIPALLDQFHRQYPSVRLEVLQGDSTSVIGQLVNEEVELGFIGGRFNDERIHFEALGEDTIVCAVSSDIAAKGKQSLSQAELCKVPLIVREQGSGTQKAVYEAFAGTWINKDSLRIVAVLGSSEAIKRAILNGTGYAFISSMVIADELNHGELTTVRIPGLNISRTFYAARREGRELSPAAAAFWELMLSRGKG
- a CDS encoding 3',5'-cyclic-nucleotide phosphodiesterase, which gives rise to MKLRVLGSAGAEFPGFRPPAFLVDDHLLLDAGTIGSVLTAEEQWKIRHIFVTHAHLDHIRAIPALADNIIVRNLRQTVVVHAIPEVIAAMGEHLFNGVIWPDFTTLPDRDAPVISFHPLETGAVSALPGYDIRAVAVDHTVPAVGYIVSHGGKTLAYTGDTGPTDEFWRHVDGIDALIVEVSFPNSMEALALTTKHLTTSLLQTELGKIGKLPRRILITHPKPHYYDTISREIDSLAMKEIELLHDGAVFEL
- a CDS encoding SCO family protein, with translation MPKNILLPLFAFFLLGLMPALEPAGAADAKKYQRTIEAYAIPDVVLVNQNGTKVRLREALKSDKPVVVDFIFGTCTTICPILSVGYANLQQKLGANSPNVHLVSISIDPENDTPKVMRDYLKRYRAKPGWDFLTGSRADIDKVMYAFNAYIPNKMSHYPLTLIRSPRDGKWIRIFGLLSSSEFMNECQKAGIQ